From the genome of Polyangiaceae bacterium, one region includes:
- a CDS encoding glycosyltransferase family 4 protein, translating into MFSIHRSFEPASGRLRVLAVTRIFPNRLEPLACPFQRKQFVALARHADLTVAAVIPHFPGARLLGDKTRVGKLSRLPARDSMDGLPLLHPHATYVPRVGPLLSAINAPLYLTGLLPLLPELRNRFDVVLGTYLFPDAWAARQVAMMLGLPYVVKAHGTDVNVIARSPSVRPFIRSALRGASAAIAVSRPMLHALVTLGAHPDSVKLVPNGVDRRLFQPRNRSDARKRLGLPEQGKLLLFVGRIEREKGLDELLTAFHQITTKWPEPISLVFVGEGSQSDRLARQTKGDSRILLVGARPPDDVAHYLAAADALVLPSWAEGTPNVVLESLAAGRPVVATHVGGIPDVVQHDRTGLLVPPRDEIALASAMQSALRRSWSEEEIARTAPPDWEHSGQQLFAILEGARTKQEQAPAAIS; encoded by the coding sequence GTGTTTTCAATTCATCGCAGTTTCGAGCCTGCGTCCGGACGGCTCCGCGTTCTTGCGGTAACTCGCATTTTCCCGAATCGCTTGGAACCTCTGGCTTGTCCATTTCAGCGAAAACAATTCGTTGCTTTGGCTCGCCATGCGGACCTGACCGTCGCCGCGGTCATTCCGCATTTTCCAGGTGCTCGGCTTCTGGGGGACAAGACACGCGTCGGAAAACTGAGCCGCTTGCCCGCTCGCGACAGCATGGATGGTTTGCCCCTCTTGCATCCGCACGCGACCTACGTGCCCCGCGTGGGACCGCTGCTTTCCGCAATCAACGCGCCGCTTTATTTGACGGGCCTCTTGCCGCTGCTACCCGAATTGCGGAATCGCTTCGACGTCGTGCTCGGAACCTATTTGTTCCCTGATGCTTGGGCCGCTCGACAGGTCGCCATGATGCTGGGCCTGCCGTACGTCGTCAAAGCGCACGGCACCGATGTCAATGTCATCGCTCGATCGCCCTCCGTCCGGCCATTCATTCGCAGCGCTCTTCGCGGCGCCAGTGCAGCAATTGCCGTCAGTCGACCCATGCTCCATGCCCTCGTCACCCTGGGCGCCCACCCCGATAGCGTGAAGCTCGTCCCCAACGGCGTCGATCGTCGACTCTTTCAACCTCGCAATCGATCCGATGCCCGCAAACGTCTGGGACTTCCCGAACAGGGCAAATTATTGCTATTCGTCGGCAGAATCGAGCGCGAAAAGGGACTCGATGAGCTCTTGACAGCATTTCACCAAATCACGACGAAATGGCCCGAACCCATATCGCTCGTTTTCGTCGGCGAAGGTTCGCAGAGCGATCGCTTGGCACGACAAACCAAGGGCGACAGTCGAATTTTGCTCGTGGGAGCGCGCCCCCCGGACGACGTTGCGCATTATCTCGCAGCCGCCGATGCTTTGGTATTGCCGAGCTGGGCGGAAGGTACACCCAATGTCGTACTCGAATCGCTCGCTGCGGGAAGGCCCGTCGTCGCGACGCACGTGGGCGGAATTCCCGATGTCGTCCAGCACGATCGCACCGGCCTGCTCGTGCCTCCGCGGGACGAGATCGCCCTTGCTTCGGCCATGCAATCCGCGCTTCGTCGATCGTGGTCCGAAGAAGAAATCGCGCGAACAGCGCCTCCGGATTGGGAGCATAGTGGGCAGCAGTTATTCGCGATATTGGAAGGTGCCCGTACCAAGCAAGAGCAGGCACCCGCCGCGATATCGTGA
- a CDS encoding DUF4215 domain-containing protein, with translation MRHGRILGVLAAAGLVGVCGQANAGIITQNTDTTSIAAGSAVCNNGMVHLENSYYRIFNLSNLGITSGEFKSVQIAVEAAQGGPQPIELRLHTLAGVLDTANLVPLVAPIPVQVQDQASQLLTIPVMPNASFNTSDEVVVEIFVPSGIAGDEVFVIGSNTGGQSAPCYIRAPDCGAPQPVDLATVGFATMHIVMNVDVRYCGDAISEMPEACDDGNGTEGDGCDSNCTASACGNGITAPDEVCDDGNTIDDDGCDSNCTVTACGNGIMTMGEACDDGNTTEGDGCDTNCTVSACGNGITGGAEACDDGNMIDGDNCDSNCTVTACGNGVVTDGEACDDGNMLNGDDCDNNCTVTACGNGITTRGEACDDGNMVNGDDCDNNCTIPGCGNGIVTGTEVCDDGNMIDGDTCDSNCTIPACGNGITAGAEVCDDGNLVDGDNCDSNCTVTACGNGIMTDGEACDDGNDINGDTCDSNCTVPGCGNGIVTPGEACDDGNDINGDTCDSNCTVPGCGNGIKANDEDCDDANATEGDGCDSNCTFTACGNNVISNGEECDDGNTNDDDGCDSNCSVSACGNGIMNTGEECDDGNTNDGDKCDSNCTATGCGNGVKSNGEECDDGNPTDGDGCDSNCTATACGNGIQSDGEGCDDGNTNGGDGCAADCTVERPGDDTTTAGGCDCGIADDTDRSTSRGFALLSLLGLLVGRIRRRRPAA, from the coding sequence ATGAGGCACGGAAGAATTCTTGGGGTACTTGCAGCAGCGGGGCTCGTTGGCGTATGTGGGCAGGCCAATGCGGGCATCATCACGCAGAACACGGATACGACGAGCATCGCCGCCGGATCGGCAGTATGCAACAATGGTATGGTGCATTTGGAAAATTCGTACTACCGAATTTTTAATCTGTCGAACCTCGGCATTACGTCGGGTGAGTTCAAGAGCGTGCAGATTGCCGTAGAAGCGGCGCAAGGAGGCCCGCAGCCGATCGAGCTGCGACTGCATACGCTGGCAGGCGTGCTCGATACGGCCAATTTGGTGCCCCTCGTCGCCCCGATCCCGGTGCAGGTGCAAGACCAGGCATCGCAACTGCTCACGATTCCAGTCATGCCCAATGCGTCGTTCAACACGAGCGACGAAGTGGTGGTGGAAATCTTCGTTCCTAGCGGAATAGCGGGTGACGAGGTCTTCGTCATCGGTTCGAACACTGGTGGGCAAAGTGCTCCGTGTTACATTCGTGCGCCGGACTGTGGGGCCCCTCAGCCGGTTGACCTCGCCACGGTTGGGTTTGCCACCATGCACATCGTGATGAACGTCGACGTACGTTATTGCGGCGATGCCATTTCGGAAATGCCCGAAGCGTGTGACGACGGCAATGGAACGGAGGGCGACGGCTGCGATTCCAATTGCACCGCGAGCGCCTGTGGCAATGGCATCACGGCTCCGGACGAGGTGTGTGATGACGGCAACACCATCGACGACGATGGATGCGATTCCAATTGCACCGTGACCGCCTGCGGCAATGGTATCATGACGATGGGCGAAGCGTGCGACGATGGCAATACGACCGAAGGCGATGGGTGCGACACCAATTGCACCGTGAGTGCCTGCGGCAATGGCATCACGGGCGGCGCCGAAGCCTGTGACGACGGCAACATGATCGACGGTGACAATTGCGATTCCAACTGCACCGTGACCGCGTGTGGCAATGGCGTCGTGACGGACGGCGAAGCCTGCGACGACGGCAACATGCTGAACGGCGACGATTGCGACAACAATTGCACCGTGACCGCTTGCGGCAATGGCATCACGACGCGGGGCGAAGCGTGCGACGACGGAAACATGGTGAACGGCGATGACTGCGACAACAACTGCACCATACCCGGCTGTGGTAATGGCATCGTGACCGGGACCGAAGTCTGCGACGACGGCAATATGATCGACGGCGACACCTGCGATTCCAATTGCACGATCCCCGCCTGCGGCAATGGCATTACGGCCGGCGCCGAAGTCTGCGACGACGGCAATTTGGTCGACGGCGACAACTGCGATTCCAACTGCACCGTCACCGCCTGCGGCAATGGCATCATGACCGACGGCGAAGCGTGCGATGACGGCAATGACATCAACGGCGACACCTGCGATTCCAATTGCACGGTCCCAGGCTGCGGCAATGGCATCGTCACCCCTGGCGAAGCGTGCGACGACGGCAATGACATCAACGGCGACACCTGCGATTCCAATTGCACGGTCCCCGGCTGCGGCAATGGCATCAAGGCCAATGACGAAGACTGCGACGACGCCAATGCCACCGAAGGCGACGGTTGCGACTCCAATTGCACCTTCACGGCCTGCGGCAACAACGTCATAAGCAACGGCGAAGAATGCGACGACGGCAATACCAACGACGACGACGGCTGCGATTCCAATTGCTCGGTTTCGGCTTGCGGCAATGGCATCATGAACACGGGTGAAGAATGCGACGACGGCAATACCAACGACGGCGACAAGTGCGATTCCAATTGCACCGCGACGGGTTGCGGCAATGGCGTCAAAAGCAACGGCGAAGAATGCGATGACGGCAATCCCACCGACGGCGACGGCTGCGATTCCAATTGCACGGCCACGGCGTGCGGCAATGGCATTCAATCGGACGGCGAAGGCTGCGACGACGGCAATACGAACGGTGGCGATGGCTGCGCAGCGGATTGCACCGTCGAACGCCCAGGCGATGACACCACGACGGCCGGCGGATGCGATTGCGGCATCGCCGATGACACCGACCGCTCGACCTCGCGTGGCTTTGCACTCCTCAGCTTGCTCGGCTTGCTCGTCGGCCGCATCCGTCGGCGACGACCAGCCGCGTAA
- a CDS encoding ABC transporter permease: MSRSPANPAAAKLPPPPSTRAKRRTAPIGPPPTDVSLAEEVGTGFLNVAGTVGGMAVLGFQILRRLLTLRIDGEEVMRNLYKMGVKSIPIVIVTALFTGSLVVIQAAPLVVRIGAHGLLGWAAGFSILREIAPLLTALMINGRVGANNTAELGTMVVTEQIDALRVLAIDPIAFLIAPRFIAMVVTLYLSTIFADTLALLGASVGGYALLGVEPKTFYNGVTMGLLGVNDVLSGIIKSIVFGIVIGLSSCTYGLSVKGGAPGVGRAVNATVVTSAAGIFVVDYFVSFTLD, encoded by the coding sequence ATGAGCCGTTCCCCGGCAAACCCCGCGGCTGCGAAACTTCCGCCGCCTCCAAGCACACGCGCAAAGCGTCGGACGGCTCCGATCGGTCCTCCGCCGACCGATGTCAGCCTCGCCGAAGAGGTTGGAACGGGTTTTCTGAACGTCGCAGGCACCGTTGGCGGTATGGCCGTGCTTGGTTTTCAGATTCTGCGCAGGCTGCTCACGCTGCGGATCGACGGCGAAGAGGTGATGCGAAACCTCTACAAGATGGGGGTCAAGTCGATCCCGATCGTGATCGTCACGGCGCTTTTTACAGGCTCGCTCGTCGTGATTCAGGCCGCGCCGCTGGTCGTGCGCATCGGTGCACATGGGCTGCTCGGATGGGCCGCGGGCTTCAGCATTTTGCGCGAAATTGCACCGCTCTTGACCGCGCTCATGATCAACGGTCGCGTCGGCGCAAACAACACGGCCGAGCTTGGAACGATGGTCGTGACCGAGCAGATCGACGCACTACGCGTGCTCGCGATCGATCCCATCGCGTTTTTGATCGCGCCTCGTTTCATCGCGATGGTGGTCACGCTGTACTTGTCGACGATTTTCGCCGACACGCTGGCGCTCCTCGGAGCGTCCGTCGGTGGTTATGCGCTGCTCGGCGTGGAGCCCAAGACCTTTTACAACGGCGTCACGATGGGCCTTCTCGGCGTGAACGACGTGCTCAGCGGAATCATCAAGAGCATCGTGTTCGGCATCGTGATTGGCTTATCGAGCTGCACCTACGGCCTCAGCGTGAAGGGCGGCGCACCTGGCGTGGGACGAGCGGTCAATGCCACGGTCGTCACGAGCGCTGCTGGGATCTTCGTCGTCGACTACTTCGTCTCGTTCACCCTCGACTGA
- a CDS encoding ABC transporter permease: MQSAKTPDNAAANASHEELPGEDDPSFVEALGRQALGLIRTGLEIASVLIRTIYYCFRGRPDVKAVINQMFEIGNRSLVFLTVVMGFIGMILVLQGGLQLKRVLPEFSMVGASYLELLIRDLAATIGGLMLATRVGAGIAAEIGSMVVTEQVDALRMCAADPIDYLIKPRFIASIVMTVVLIIWVTAIAILTGMITAYTTFDVLPRTFFNLQLVDKGDLIVGLAKCLAYGAAVPIVSGHSGLTTHGGSEGVGWATTRAVVNTSLAVIALDLVLSASGYLIFGP; this comes from the coding sequence ATGCAATCGGCAAAAACTCCCGACAATGCCGCTGCAAACGCCAGCCATGAAGAACTGCCGGGCGAAGACGATCCGTCGTTCGTCGAAGCACTCGGTCGACAAGCGCTCGGCCTGATACGAACGGGCCTCGAGATCGCGTCAGTGCTCATCCGAACGATCTACTACTGCTTTCGCGGCCGCCCGGACGTCAAAGCCGTCATCAACCAGATGTTCGAGATCGGCAACCGATCGCTCGTTTTCCTCACCGTGGTGATGGGTTTCATCGGGATGATTTTGGTGCTCCAGGGCGGCCTTCAGCTCAAGCGCGTCTTGCCGGAATTCAGCATGGTGGGCGCGTCGTATCTCGAGCTGCTCATTCGCGATCTCGCCGCGACGATCGGGGGCCTCATGCTCGCCACGCGCGTAGGTGCGGGCATCGCTGCCGAAATTGGATCCATGGTCGTGACCGAACAGGTCGATGCGCTGCGCATGTGCGCCGCCGATCCTATCGACTACCTGATCAAACCGCGCTTCATCGCCAGCATCGTGATGACCGTCGTGCTCATCATATGGGTGACGGCCATCGCGATTTTGACCGGCATGATCACGGCCTACACCACGTTCGACGTCCTTCCTCGAACGTTTTTCAATCTGCAACTCGTCGACAAAGGCGACCTCATCGTGGGACTCGCCAAGTGCCTTGCGTATGGAGCGGCCGTTCCGATCGTCTCCGGACACTCGGGCCTCACCACGCACGGCGGCAGCGAAGGCGTAGGTTGGGCAACGACACGCGCCGTCGTAAATACGTCCCTCGCGGTCATCGCACTCGACCTCGTTCTTTCGGCCAGCGGGTACTTGATCTTCGGGCCCTGA
- the mutM gene encoding bifunctional DNA-formamidopyrimidine glycosylase/DNA-(apurinic or apyrimidinic site) lyase, translated as MPELPEVEHCARQLRRWLEGHIIERAEADPTRLLRGKTTPRSFAKALSGRTVVNVQRRGKHLLLQLDDDRCLLAHLGMSGKWVRRSAADPAPRSSRARLFLSDSSVLHDVDPRMFGVLMIVPKDKLAKLPELRDLGPDPLTDRVDADVLRAVFGTSRSPIKVLLMDSSVIAGLGNIQATEALFRARIHPARPASSLTQEELTRLAKGITASIRHTLAAQGPDEEIVYLSERRGASNPFLAYGRAREPCPRCKTPLLSVTLGGRTTVYCPRCQPLSPPLPHRERGSGGEASGGQATRSAPRRARG; from the coding sequence GTGCCGGAGCTCCCCGAAGTCGAACATTGCGCGCGACAGCTTCGCCGCTGGCTCGAAGGCCACATCATCGAGCGCGCGGAAGCCGACCCCACGCGTTTGCTTCGGGGGAAAACCACCCCGAGATCCTTCGCCAAAGCTTTGTCGGGACGAACGGTCGTCAATGTGCAGCGGCGAGGCAAACACTTGCTGTTGCAACTGGACGATGATCGCTGCTTGCTCGCGCACCTGGGCATGAGCGGCAAGTGGGTTCGTCGATCGGCTGCGGATCCAGCGCCTCGATCATCCCGAGCGCGGCTGTTTCTTTCCGATTCGTCGGTCCTTCACGACGTCGATCCGCGCATGTTCGGGGTCCTGATGATCGTACCAAAGGACAAACTCGCGAAGTTGCCCGAGCTCCGCGATCTCGGCCCCGATCCGCTCACGGATCGCGTCGATGCGGATGTCTTGCGTGCGGTTTTTGGAACATCACGCAGCCCGATCAAAGTGCTGCTCATGGACTCGTCGGTCATCGCCGGGCTCGGAAACATCCAAGCGACCGAGGCGCTCTTTCGAGCTCGGATTCACCCTGCCCGCCCGGCATCGAGTCTCACGCAGGAGGAGCTCACACGTCTCGCCAAAGGCATCACTGCATCGATCCGCCACACGCTCGCGGCGCAGGGACCCGACGAGGAGATCGTCTACTTGTCGGAACGAAGAGGCGCGTCCAATCCATTTCTCGCGTACGGGCGCGCGCGTGAACCTTGTCCGCGCTGCAAGACGCCACTGTTGAGCGTGACGCTTGGAGGTCGTACGACCGTGTATTGCCCGCGCTGCCAGCCTCTTTCTCCCCCTCTCCCTCATAGGGAGAGGGGGTCGGGGGGTGAGGCGTCGGGGGGTCAGGCTACTCGATCGGCCCCTCGGCGCGCCCGTGGATGA
- a CDS encoding ATP-binding cassette domain-containing protein, with product MISFRHLAKSFGPKKVIEDVSFDVQDGEVFFIIGQSGVGKSVLIKHLVGLLYPDAGEIWLDGEEISRFDEERMYPVRMKCAMVFQHSTLFDSMTCAENVALPLRKHKGLKPKEALREAQKRLEQVHMAEFANRYPPELGDGMRKRVAIARALTLDPQYVLFDEPTTSLDPVSARRVDKLIRELSDTLGVTSIVVSHDLASIFSIADRIVMLYKGFVRMIGTPDEFKRVDDAVIQQFIHGRAEGPIE from the coding sequence ATGATCTCGTTCCGCCACCTAGCCAAGTCGTTTGGCCCGAAAAAAGTCATCGAAGACGTGAGCTTCGACGTGCAGGACGGGGAGGTGTTTTTCATCATCGGCCAGTCGGGCGTCGGCAAAAGCGTGCTCATCAAGCACCTCGTCGGGCTGCTCTATCCCGACGCCGGCGAAATCTGGCTCGACGGCGAAGAGATCAGCCGGTTCGACGAAGAGCGCATGTACCCGGTGCGCATGAAATGCGCGATGGTTTTCCAACACTCGACGCTGTTCGATTCGATGACGTGCGCGGAGAACGTCGCGCTGCCGCTGCGCAAACACAAAGGCTTGAAGCCGAAAGAAGCCCTGCGAGAAGCTCAAAAACGGCTCGAACAAGTGCACATGGCCGAGTTTGCAAACCGCTATCCACCAGAGCTCGGCGACGGCATGCGCAAACGCGTCGCGATCGCACGCGCCCTGACGCTCGATCCGCAATACGTTCTTTTCGACGAACCCACCACGAGCCTCGATCCCGTCAGCGCAAGGCGCGTCGACAAACTCATCCGAGAGCTCAGCGATACGCTCGGTGTGACGAGCATCGTCGTGAGCCACGATCTCGCGAGCATATTTTCCATCGCCGATCGCATCGTGATGCTTTACAAAGGGTTTGTCCGGATGATCGGCACACCGGACGAGTTCAAACGTGTCGATGACGCGGTCATCCAGCAATTCATCCACGGGCGCGCCGAGGGGCCGATCGAGTAG
- a CDS encoding MCE family protein, with amino-acid sequence MASSRSIEVKVGILILAATVLLAVFILVMGGINFEPKYVLFVDFDNPGGLQAGAPVKIAGVKVGKVSEIQYRGGAPSPSGTRQTLVRIKVELEKKYQPGIHDNAVFFVTSASVLGEQYLAVDPGSPDREVLAENAIVRGIDPPRFDLLVAETYELLHVATTALRGNKDEIGVMLNGLSRTLKGTGDYFEKNGGRLDRITANVEQITVDTQDTVREAKQKYVENPAIDRILVNVDHATGALAKDAPSLLADAKETMSAVKRVSQTVGAESEQAKLRQMMSDLAEVAKNTKGLTQDAQAIASGVRRGKGTVGALVADEQLYDDLQELVRDLKHNPWKFFWRE; translated from the coding sequence ATGGCGAGCTCGCGTTCGATCGAGGTCAAAGTCGGCATTCTGATCCTTGCGGCCACCGTGCTGCTTGCAGTGTTCATCCTCGTCATGGGTGGGATCAACTTCGAGCCGAAGTACGTTCTTTTCGTCGACTTCGACAACCCTGGCGGTCTTCAGGCTGGCGCGCCGGTGAAGATTGCTGGTGTGAAGGTAGGTAAGGTCAGCGAGATCCAATATCGAGGTGGTGCGCCGAGCCCGAGCGGTACGCGACAAACGCTCGTGCGGATCAAAGTCGAGCTGGAGAAGAAATACCAGCCCGGCATCCACGACAACGCGGTCTTTTTCGTGACTTCGGCGAGCGTGCTCGGCGAGCAGTACCTGGCGGTCGATCCGGGCAGCCCCGATCGCGAGGTGCTTGCTGAAAACGCGATCGTGCGCGGCATCGATCCACCACGTTTCGATCTGCTCGTCGCGGAGACCTACGAGCTGCTTCACGTCGCGACGACGGCGCTTCGAGGGAACAAGGACGAGATCGGCGTCATGCTGAACGGTTTGTCACGTACGCTGAAAGGCACGGGCGACTACTTCGAGAAAAACGGCGGGCGGCTCGATCGCATCACGGCGAACGTCGAACAGATCACGGTCGACACGCAGGACACGGTGCGTGAAGCGAAGCAAAAGTACGTGGAGAATCCCGCGATCGATCGGATTCTCGTGAACGTGGATCACGCCACGGGTGCGCTGGCGAAAGATGCGCCGTCGCTGCTTGCCGATGCGAAGGAAACGATGTCGGCGGTCAAGCGCGTGAGTCAAACCGTTGGAGCTGAAAGCGAACAGGCGAAGTTGCGGCAGATGATGTCGGATCTTGCCGAGGTCGCGAAGAACACGAAGGGTCTGACGCAGGATGCGCAAGCGATTGCGTCGGGGGTGCGTCGGGGCAAAGGCACCGTGGGAGCGCTCGTGGCTGACGAACAGCTTTACGATGACCTCCAAGAGCTGGTGCGGGATCTGAAGCACAACCCATGGAAGTTTTTCTGGCGCGAGTGA
- a CDS encoding biotin/lipoyl-binding carrier protein has product MANIKAHITGTVWKIEVKVGDSVDEGTTVVILESMKMEMPVESEDSGTVKAILVSEGQSVTEGQPLVELE; this is encoded by the coding sequence ATGGCAAACATCAAGGCACACATCACGGGCACGGTTTGGAAAATCGAAGTCAAGGTCGGTGACTCCGTCGACGAAGGCACCACCGTCGTCATCCTCGAGTCCATGAAGATGGAAATGCCCGTCGAATCCGAGGATTCGGGCACCGTCAAAGCCATCCTCGTGTCGGAAGGACAATCGGTCACCGAAGGTCAACCGCTCGTCGAATTGGAATAG